In Sorghum bicolor cultivar BTx623 chromosome 10, Sorghum_bicolor_NCBIv3, whole genome shotgun sequence, one genomic interval encodes:
- the LOC8067651 gene encoding FT-interacting protein 1 — protein MMQRPPLRPEEYSLKETSPHLGGAAAGDKLTTTYDLVEQMQYLYVRVVKAKELPNKDITGSCDPYVEVKLGNYKGQTRHFEKKNNPEWNQVFAFSKERIQSSVVEIVVKDKDLVKDDFIGRVMFDLNEVPKRVPPDSPLAPQWYRLEDRNGHKVKGELMLAVWMGTQADEAFPEAWHSDAASVPGDGLASIRSKVYLTPKLWYLRVNVIEAQDLIPNDKTRFPEVYVKAMLGNQVLRTRVLASRTLNPMWNEDLMFVAAEPFEEHLILSVEDRVAPGKDEVIGRTIISLQHVPRRLDHRLLTSQWYPLEKHVIIDGEQKKETKFSSRIHLRICLEGGYHVLDESTHYSSDLRPTAKPLWKPSIGILELGILTAQGLLPMKTKDGRGTTDAYCVAKYGQKWVRTRTIIDSFTPKWNEQYTWEVYDPCTVITIGVFDNCHLNGGEKANGARDTRIGKVRIRLSTLETDRVYTHSYPLIVLTPGGVKKMGEVQLAVRFTCSSLLNMMHLYSQPLLPKMHYVHPLSVIQVDNLRRQATNIVSTRLGRAEPPLRKEIVEYMLDVDSHMWSMRKSKANFFRIMGVLSPLIAVAKWFDQICLWRNPLTTILIHVLFVILVLYPELILPTIFLYLFLIGVWYYRWRPRQPPHMDTRLSHAETAHPDELDEEFDTFPTSRPPDIVRMRYDRLRSVAGRIQTVVGDLATQGERLQSLLSWRDPRATALFVVFCFIAAIVLYVTPFRVVVFLAGLYVLRHPRFRHRMPSVPLNFFRRLPARTDSML, from the coding sequence ATGATGCAGaggccaccactccgtccggaGGAGTACTCCTTGAAGGAGACCTCACCTCACCTTGGTGGTGCAGCTGCTGGTGACAAACTCACCACCACCTATGACCTGGTTGAGCAGATGCAGTACCTTTATGTAAGAGTGGTAAAAGCAAAGGAACTTCCAAACAAGGACATCACTGGGAGCTGTGACCCATATGTTGAGGTGAAGCTAGGAAATTATAAGGGCCAGACTCGGCATTTCGAGAAGAAGAACAACCCAGAGTGGAATCAGGTCTTTGCCTTCTCAAAGGAGCGCATTCAGTCATCGGTTGTGGAGATTGTGGTCAAGGACAAGGATCTTGTCAAGGATGACTTCATTGGGCGTGTTATGTTTGATCTGAATGAGGTCCCAAAGAGAGTGCCACCTGATAGTCCATTGGCTCCACAATGGTATCGGTTGGAAGACCGAAATGGTCACAAGGTGAAGGGGGAGTTGATGTTGGCTGTTTGGATGGGTACTCAAGCTGATGAAGCATTCCCTGAAGCATGGCATTCTGATGCAGCGTCTGTCCCTGGTGATGGTCTTGCAAGCATTAGATCGAAAGTGTATCTTACTCCAAAGCTTTGGTATCTCCGTGTCAATGTCATTGAAGCTCAGGATCTTATACCAAATGACAAGACCAGGTTCCCTGAGGTTTATGTCAAAGCAATGCTAGGCAACCAAGTACTTAGAACCAGGGTATTAGCGAGCCGGACCTTGAATCCAATGTGGAATGAAGATTTGATGTTTGTCGCAGCTGAGCCATTTGAGGAGCACCTAATTTTGAGCGTAGAGGACAGGGTGGCCCCAGGAAAGGATGAAGTAATTGGAAGGACAATCATTTCACTGCAGCATGTACCCCGGAGGTTGGATCACAGGTTGCTAACCAGCCAGTGGTATCCCCTTGAGAAGCATGTGATTATTGATGGTGAGCAGAAGAAAGAGACCAAGTTTTCAAGCCGGATTCACTTGAGAATTTGTCTTGAAGGTGGATATCATGTCTTGGATGAGTCAACACATTACAGTAGTGATTTAAGGCCAACTGCAAAACCTCTGTGGAAACCTAGCATTGGCATTCTTGAGCTGGGTATCTTGACAGCACAGGGCCTGTTGCCAATGAAGACCAAGGATGGGCGTGGCACGACTGATGCCTATTGTGTTGCAAAGTATGGACAGAAATGGGTGCGTACTAGGACTATAATCGACAGTTTCACTCCCAAATGGAATGAACAGTATACCTGGGAAGTGTATGATCCATGCACTGTGATCACAATTGGTGTATTTGACAATTGCCACCTGaatggcggggaaaaggccaatggtgCCAGGGATACCAGAATTGGGAAGGTCCGCATCCGCCTCTCGACGCTTGAAACTGATCGGGTGTATACCCACTCATACCCTCTTATTGTTCTGACACCTGGTGGCGTTAAGAAGATGGGTGAGGTGCAGCTTGCTGTCCGTTTCACATGCTCATCACTGCTCAACATGATGCATCTGTACTCACAGCCCTTGCTGCCCAAGATGCACTATGTGCACCCATTGTCCGTGATACAGGTGGACAACCTGAGGCGCCAAGCCACAAACATTGTCTCGACAAGGCTGGGCCGTGCAGAGCCACCACTGCGAAAGGAAATCGTGGAGTACATGCTTGACGTTGACTCGCACATGTGGAGCATGAGAAAGAGCAAGGCTAACTTCTTCCGTATCATGGGTGTCCTGAGCCCTCTGATTGCAGTGGCCAAGTGGTTCGATCAGATCTGTCTCTGGAGGAACCCGCTGACCACCATTCTGATCCATGTCCTCTTCGTGATACTGGTTCTGTACCCAGAGCTGATACTGCCCACAATCTTCCTTTACCTGTTCCTGATCGGGGTGTGGTACTACAGGTGGCGGCCAAGGCAGCCGCCGCACATGGACACCCGCCTCTCCCACGCGGAGACTGCCCACCCCGATGAGCTCGATGAGGAGTTTGACACCTTCCCCACCTCCCGCCCGCCGGACATCGTGCGGATGCGGTATGACAGGCTGCGCAGCGTTGCGGGGAGGATCCAGACAGTGGTCGGCGACCTTGCGACGCAGGGCGAGCGGCTGCAGTCGCTGCTGAGCTGGAGGGACCCAAGGGCCACTGCGCTGTTCGTGGTCTTCTGCTTCATCGCCGCCATCGTCCTGTATGTCACCCCGTTCCGCGTCGTGGTCTTCCTCGCAGGCCTGTACGTGCTGAGGCACCCCAGGTTCCGCCACAGGATGCCATCCGTCCCGCTCAACTTCTTCAGGCGTCTGCCGGCAAGGACCGACAGCATGCTGTAG
- the LOC8082449 gene encoding transcription factor TGAL8 isoform X2 yields MSSDLDQALLLYFDGQQAKTSIQEQQPQTLNIFPSQPMHHIEPSPKGSMASSSVVAAQVAAAPSKNSQAPSLMGGGGPLAAAGKSSKAAIKREGGTAGGKHGAVGASSSDQEGPRTPDPKTLRRLAQNREAARKSRLRKKAYIQQLESGRIRLAQLEQEMQMARTHQGALWGAGTLSPDAALFNLEYERWLGEHSKVVARLRAAAEEHHRPDGELRAYVDEAAAHYGALMGHKARVAGADPLHLLSGLWKGAAERCFLWIGGFRPSELVKVVVRHVEPLAAEQQAAGARDVEQAARRAEEALDAELEALLRSLSEVVSSDAQPPPPGMMYGGQLYHPADVAGYMGMGHMHVAVAMDKVASLGTILRQADELRMQALHALRQILTARQAARCFIAADDYFCRLRTLSTLWTTSRTANLARGPAG; encoded by the exons ATGTCATCCGATCTGGACCAAGCCCTACTCCTCTACTTTGATGGGCAGCAAGCTAAGACATCAATTCAAGAACAACAACCGC AGACTCTCAACATCTTCCCCTCCCAGCCAATGCATCATATCGAGCCATCCCCGAAG GGTTCcatggcttcttcttcagtggTGGCAGCACAGGTCGCTGCTGCCCCTTCCAAGAACTCGCAGGCGCCGTCGTTGATGGGAGGCGGCGGGCCGCTTGCTGCCGCCGGCAAGAGCTCCAAGGCAGCAATCAAG AGAGAAGGCGGCACCGCTGGCGGCAAGCATGGCGCCGTGGGAGCTTCGAGCTCGGATCAGGAGGGGCCCCGGACGCCGGACCCCAAGACGCTGCGGAGGCTCGCGCAGAATAGGGAGGCCGCCAGGAAGAGCAGGCTGAGGAAGAAG GCTTATATTCAGCAGCTAGAGTCAGGCAGGATCAGGTTGGCACAGCTAGAGCAGGAGATGCAGATGGCAAGAACCCATCAG GGTGCACTATGGGGTGCAGGAACTCTAAGCCCAG ATGCGGCGCTGTTCAACCTGGAGTACGAGCGGTGGCTTGGGGAGCACAGCAAGGTGGTGGCCCGGCTGCGTGCCGCCGCGGAGGAGCACCACCGGCCGGACGGCGAACTGCGGGCGTACGTGGACGAGGCCGCCGCCCACTACGGCGCGCTGATGGGGCACAAGGCCCGGGTCGCCGGCGCCGACCCGCTCCACCTCCTCTCCGGCCTCTGGAAGGGCGCCGCCGAGCGCTGCTTCCTCTGGATCGGCGGCTTCCGCCCCTCCGAGCTCGTCAAG GTCGTGGTCCGGCACGTGGAGCCGCTGGCGGCGGAGCAACAGGCGGCGGGGGCACGCGACGTGGAGCAGGCGGCGCGGCGGGCGGAGGAGGCGCTGGACGCCGAGCTGGAGGCGCTGCTCCGGTCGCTCTCCGAGGTCGTGTCCTCGGAcgcgcagccgccgccgccggggatGATGTACGGTGGCCAGCTCTACCACCCGGCCGACGTGGCCGGCTACATGGGGATGGGCCACATGCACGTCGCCGTCGCCATGGACAAGGTGGCCTCGCTCGGGACCATCCTCAGACAG GCGGACGAGCTGAGGATGCAGGCGTTGCACGCACTCCGGCAGATCCTGACGGCGAGGCAGGCGGCGCGCTGCttcatcgccgccgacgactactTCTGCCGCCTCCGAACGCTCAGCACGCTCTGGACCACCAGCCGGACGGCCAATCTGGCTAGAGGCCCGGCCGGGTAG
- the LOC8082449 gene encoding transcription factor TGAL8 isoform X1: protein MAYPSTSGMVQASSSLHGSMRRDPEGYDMSSDLDQALLLYFDGQQAKTSIQEQQPQTLNIFPSQPMHHIEPSPKGSMASSSVVAAQVAAAPSKNSQAPSLMGGGGPLAAAGKSSKAAIKREGGTAGGKHGAVGASSSDQEGPRTPDPKTLRRLAQNREAARKSRLRKKAYIQQLESGRIRLAQLEQEMQMARTHQGALWGAGTLSPDAALFNLEYERWLGEHSKVVARLRAAAEEHHRPDGELRAYVDEAAAHYGALMGHKARVAGADPLHLLSGLWKGAAERCFLWIGGFRPSELVKVVVRHVEPLAAEQQAAGARDVEQAARRAEEALDAELEALLRSLSEVVSSDAQPPPPGMMYGGQLYHPADVAGYMGMGHMHVAVAMDKVASLGTILRQADELRMQALHALRQILTARQAARCFIAADDYFCRLRTLSTLWTTSRTANLARGPAG, encoded by the exons ATGGCTTATCCATCTACCTCCGGGATGGTCCAAGCTTCTTCATCCCTCCATGGCAGCAT GAGAAGGGATCCTGAAGGATATGACATGTCATCCGATCTGGACCAAGCCCTACTCCTCTACTTTGATGGGCAGCAAGCTAAGACATCAATTCAAGAACAACAACCGC AGACTCTCAACATCTTCCCCTCCCAGCCAATGCATCATATCGAGCCATCCCCGAAG GGTTCcatggcttcttcttcagtggTGGCAGCACAGGTCGCTGCTGCCCCTTCCAAGAACTCGCAGGCGCCGTCGTTGATGGGAGGCGGCGGGCCGCTTGCTGCCGCCGGCAAGAGCTCCAAGGCAGCAATCAAG AGAGAAGGCGGCACCGCTGGCGGCAAGCATGGCGCCGTGGGAGCTTCGAGCTCGGATCAGGAGGGGCCCCGGACGCCGGACCCCAAGACGCTGCGGAGGCTCGCGCAGAATAGGGAGGCCGCCAGGAAGAGCAGGCTGAGGAAGAAG GCTTATATTCAGCAGCTAGAGTCAGGCAGGATCAGGTTGGCACAGCTAGAGCAGGAGATGCAGATGGCAAGAACCCATCAG GGTGCACTATGGGGTGCAGGAACTCTAAGCCCAG ATGCGGCGCTGTTCAACCTGGAGTACGAGCGGTGGCTTGGGGAGCACAGCAAGGTGGTGGCCCGGCTGCGTGCCGCCGCGGAGGAGCACCACCGGCCGGACGGCGAACTGCGGGCGTACGTGGACGAGGCCGCCGCCCACTACGGCGCGCTGATGGGGCACAAGGCCCGGGTCGCCGGCGCCGACCCGCTCCACCTCCTCTCCGGCCTCTGGAAGGGCGCCGCCGAGCGCTGCTTCCTCTGGATCGGCGGCTTCCGCCCCTCCGAGCTCGTCAAG GTCGTGGTCCGGCACGTGGAGCCGCTGGCGGCGGAGCAACAGGCGGCGGGGGCACGCGACGTGGAGCAGGCGGCGCGGCGGGCGGAGGAGGCGCTGGACGCCGAGCTGGAGGCGCTGCTCCGGTCGCTCTCCGAGGTCGTGTCCTCGGAcgcgcagccgccgccgccggggatGATGTACGGTGGCCAGCTCTACCACCCGGCCGACGTGGCCGGCTACATGGGGATGGGCCACATGCACGTCGCCGTCGCCATGGACAAGGTGGCCTCGCTCGGGACCATCCTCAGACAG GCGGACGAGCTGAGGATGCAGGCGTTGCACGCACTCCGGCAGATCCTGACGGCGAGGCAGGCGGCGCGCTGCttcatcgccgccgacgactactTCTGCCGCCTCCGAACGCTCAGCACGCTCTGGACCACCAGCCGGACGGCCAATCTGGCTAGAGGCCCGGCCGGGTAG